From the genome of Muricauda sp. SCSIO 64092, one region includes:
- a CDS encoding sensor histidine kinase: MAVAIKKSYRFAIRSSLFISISLTVVVVLLLYLSNNLVWHVPVTFLVISFLCSFFIIQSRVERFIYKRVKKIYDDVSLLESSSFSSKPITTDMKTLTEEIEKFAKDKKVEIDTLKIREEYRRDFLGNVSHELKTPLFTVQGYILTLLDGAIRDKRVSEKYLKRASKGVERLIYIVKDLDMITKLESGDMNLKKEEFDIIELIRNVFELLEMRAAKKEIALTFDMEYDDPIMVIGDSEKIQQVLSNLLVNSIKYGHTNGTTEVSVENLIKNRVIVRVTDNGEGIPKQHIPRLFERFYRVDQSGSRKEGGSGLGLAIVKHIIEAHGEKIYVESEVDVGSEFSFTLEKASKSEV, from the coding sequence ATGGCCGTTGCGATTAAAAAATCCTATCGTTTTGCGATACGTTCTTCCCTGTTTATTTCCATTTCACTTACGGTAGTAGTCGTTCTGCTACTATATCTCTCCAATAATTTGGTCTGGCACGTTCCGGTAACCTTTTTGGTGATTTCCTTTTTATGTTCCTTTTTTATTATTCAATCCCGAGTGGAACGCTTTATCTATAAGCGTGTCAAAAAGATTTATGATGATGTTTCGCTCTTGGAGTCGTCATCGTTCTCCTCCAAGCCCATTACTACGGATATGAAAACCCTTACGGAGGAAATAGAAAAATTTGCCAAGGATAAAAAGGTCGAGATAGATACGCTAAAGATCCGGGAGGAATACCGAAGGGACTTTCTGGGCAACGTCTCCCATGAACTCAAGACCCCGCTTTTTACCGTACAAGGTTATATTTTGACACTCCTGGATGGCGCCATCAGAGACAAAAGGGTCAGCGAAAAATATCTAAAAAGGGCAAGCAAAGGTGTTGAACGCCTCATTTACATTGTCAAGGATTTGGATATGATCACCAAACTGGAGTCTGGTGATATGAATCTGAAAAAAGAAGAATTTGATATCATTGAACTTATACGGAACGTATTTGAACTGTTGGAGATGCGAGCCGCAAAAAAGGAAATCGCTTTAACGTTTGATATGGAATATGATGATCCAATAATGGTGATTGGGGATTCTGAAAAAATACAACAGGTACTGTCCAATCTTTTGGTAAATTCCATTAAATATGGGCACACGAACGGCACTACGGAAGTAAGTGTTGAAAATTTGATCAAAAACCGGGTTATCGTACGGGTAACCGATAATGGTGAAGGAATTCCCAAACAGCATATCCCCAGGTTGTTTGAACGTTTTTATAGAGTGGATCAAAGTGGCAGCCGAAAAGAAGGTGGCTCAGGACTGGGATTGGCGATCGTAAAGCATATTATTGAGGCCCACGGTGAAAAAATCTATGTGGAGAGCGAGGTGGATGTAGGCTCGGAATTTTCCTTCACTTTGGAAAAAGCTTCAAAAAGCGAAGTATAA
- a CDS encoding glycosyltransferase — protein MPDQKRILVAPLNWGLGHATRCIPIIEALKNNGFEPIIASDGVALSLLQKEFPSLKSLELPSYKIEYAQKGKNFKLKMIWDSPKVLKAMAKEKKEIKRIVKKYSIDGIISDNRLGVYSKKVPCVFITHQLNVLSGNTTWLSSKMHQGIVKKFNACWVPDTAGKPNLTGRLGHLKKSKLDIKYLGPLSRFQKKELPKKYDLMVLLSGPEPQRGLLAKKLLKELKAFSGNVLFVKGKIEEQQTSETMALKNGQITICNFMQSEQLEEALNSSELVLSRSGYTTIMDLAKLEKKAFFIPTPGQYEQEYLAKRLDKKGIFPYAKQEEFQVGDLNRIRDYSGLNNVEKSVDYTSLFEAFSKVKENSEPTSTSLST, from the coding sequence ATGCCTGACCAAAAACGAATACTCGTAGCCCCATTGAATTGGGGATTGGGACATGCAACCCGTTGTATTCCCATAATCGAAGCATTGAAGAACAACGGATTTGAACCCATTATCGCTTCAGATGGCGTTGCACTTTCCCTATTGCAAAAAGAATTTCCTTCACTGAAATCCTTGGAGCTGCCCTCCTACAAAATTGAGTATGCCCAAAAAGGGAAAAATTTCAAATTGAAAATGATCTGGGATTCCCCAAAGGTGCTCAAGGCCATGGCCAAAGAGAAAAAGGAAATTAAACGGATTGTAAAGAAATATAGCATTGATGGTATTATTTCTGATAATCGATTGGGTGTATACTCCAAAAAGGTACCCTGTGTTTTTATTACCCATCAGTTAAATGTCCTTTCCGGGAACACCACATGGCTGAGTTCAAAAATGCACCAGGGCATAGTCAAAAAATTCAATGCCTGTTGGGTTCCGGACACGGCAGGAAAACCCAACCTCACCGGTAGATTGGGACATCTAAAAAAATCCAAACTCGATATAAAATATTTGGGGCCATTGAGCAGGTTCCAAAAAAAGGAACTCCCCAAAAAGTACGACTTAATGGTACTCCTTTCCGGACCTGAGCCACAAAGGGGCCTACTGGCCAAAAAACTCCTTAAAGAGTTAAAGGCATTTTCTGGAAATGTCCTCTTTGTAAAAGGTAAAATTGAAGAACAACAAACCTCGGAAACCATGGCCTTAAAAAATGGCCAGATCACCATTTGCAATTTTATGCAGTCCGAACAATTGGAAGAGGCCCTAAATTCCAGTGAACTTGTCCTATCCCGCTCCGGATATACCACCATTATGGATTTGGCCAAATTGGAAAAGAAAGCTTTCTTTATTCCAACTCCCGGACAATACGAGCAAGAATATCTGGCCAAACGACTGGACAAAAAAGGCATATTCCCTTATGCAAAACAAGAAGAGTTCCAGGTTGGGGATTTAAATAGGATAAGGGACTATTCCGGATTGAACAACGTTGAAAAAAGTGTTGATTATACTTCGCTTTTTGAAGCTTTTTCCAAAGTGAAGGAAAATTCCGAGCCTACATCCACCTCGCTCTCCACATAG
- the trmB gene encoding tRNA (guanosine(46)-N7)-methyltransferase TrmB yields the protein MGSKNKLKRFAENETFPNVIQPKRVEVMEGFHLKGKWAGHFGNGNPIVLELGCGKGEYTVGLAKRNPKKNFIGIDIKGARFWRGAKTALEDNVTNAAFLRTQIELIDFMFEENEVSEIWITFPDPQIKYKRTKHRLTNKIFLNKYRTILKPMGTVHLKTDSEFMHGYTLGLLHGLGCTVIYANHDVYKNEGCPEEVLEIQTFYENQYLDEGKPITYIQFRLTN from the coding sequence TTGGGCAGTAAGAATAAGTTAAAGCGCTTTGCGGAGAATGAGACATTTCCCAATGTGATCCAACCCAAACGGGTTGAGGTCATGGAAGGATTTCATTTAAAAGGAAAGTGGGCAGGACATTTTGGTAACGGCAACCCTATTGTACTGGAACTGGGTTGTGGAAAAGGGGAATATACCGTGGGATTGGCCAAACGGAATCCCAAAAAAAACTTTATCGGAATCGATATTAAAGGTGCCCGATTCTGGCGGGGAGCCAAGACTGCCCTGGAAGATAATGTGACCAACGCCGCTTTTTTAAGGACCCAAATTGAACTTATAGATTTCATGTTCGAAGAAAATGAAGTATCCGAAATTTGGATTACTTTCCCTGATCCCCAAATCAAATACAAACGGACAAAACACCGGTTGACCAACAAGATTTTCCTAAATAAGTACCGAACCATTTTAAAACCAATGGGAACGGTCCATTTAAAAACGGACAGCGAGTTCATGCATGGCTATACCTTGGGCCTGTTACACGGTTTGGGCTGCACGGTTATCTACGCCAATCATGATGTGTACAAAAATGAAGGGTGCCCGGAAGAAGTTTTGGAAATCCAGACTTTTTATGAAAATCAGTATCTTGATGAAGGGAAACCCATAACCTATATTCAATTTAGACTGACCAACTAA
- a CDS encoding LysE family transporter — protein MATLIAAVMASAPPGLLNVNAAKISVEKGRKNGIMFSLGIAVMVMFQAYLAVRIAKFLSRNPEIIAWLMKAAVLIFAVLAVFFLIKASKSAKEPVTLEKGDMRNSFTKGMFLAALNLLQIPFYSGLNTFFHTQGIMNYEILDEVLFILGAGLGTFLVMYSYVLYFNKLENNTNTFSKNSNYILSGLMILLLIITLIRISYE, from the coding sequence ATGGCGACACTAATTGCCGCAGTGATGGCCTCTGCCCCTCCTGGGCTTTTGAATGTCAATGCCGCAAAAATTAGTGTTGAGAAGGGAAGGAAGAATGGAATTATGTTTAGCTTGGGGATTGCGGTAATGGTGATGTTTCAGGCCTATCTGGCCGTTCGGATTGCCAAGTTCCTGTCCAGAAATCCGGAAATCATAGCGTGGCTGATGAAGGCCGCAGTACTGATTTTTGCCGTATTGGCAGTTTTTTTCCTTATCAAAGCCTCGAAAAGTGCAAAAGAGCCCGTGACCTTGGAAAAAGGTGATATGCGGAACAGTTTTACCAAGGGAATGTTTTTGGCAGCATTGAATTTGCTTCAAATTCCTTTTTATAGTGGATTGAATACATTTTTCCATACCCAGGGCATTATGAACTATGAGATTCTGGATGAAGTCCTGTTTATTTTGGGTGCCGGATTGGGTACTTTTTTAGTGATGTATTCCTATGTCCTGTATTTCAATAAATTGGAAAACAACACCAATACGTTTTCAAAAAATTCCAACTATATCCTAAGTGGTCTAATGATCTTGTTATTGATCATTACCCTAATACGAATTTCTTATGAGTAG
- a CDS encoding MGMT family protein — protein sequence MSSTETPNFFDKVYEVAQQIPYGRVTSYGAIAKYLGAARSARMVGWAMNNSVGKDVPAHRVVNRVGVLTGKHHFDGTNLMQQLLENEGIKVVDNQIVDFQKHFWDPAKELM from the coding sequence ATGAGTAGCACCGAAACCCCCAATTTCTTTGACAAGGTTTATGAAGTGGCCCAGCAAATTCCCTACGGAAGGGTGACATCCTATGGGGCCATTGCCAAGTATTTGGGCGCAGCACGCAGTGCCAGAATGGTAGGTTGGGCCATGAACAATTCCGTGGGGAAAGATGTCCCGGCACATCGGGTAGTGAATAGGGTGGGTGTTTTAACGGGAAAACATCATTTTGATGGGACCAATTTAATGCAGCAACTATTGGAAAATGAAGGCATAAAAGTAGTGGATAACCAAATTGTGGATTTCCAAAAACACTTTTGGGATCCGGCCAAAGAGTTGATGTAA